A genomic region of Jeotgalibaca ciconiae contains the following coding sequences:
- a CDS encoding SDR family NAD(P)-dependent oxidoreductase: MKKVLVTGAAGFVGSYLSKQLLKEGFSIVGIDNLNDYYDPALKDERLKELLPQENFTFIKGDISDKEFIMDLFEKEKPEIVVNLAAQAGVRYSIKNPDAYIQSNVMGFFNILEACRHNPVDHLIYASSSSVYGSNKKVPFEETDFVDHPVSLYASTKKSNELMAHTYSHLYDIPATGLRFFTVYGPMGRPDMAYFGFTDKFFNNEAIRIFNNGDFENDLYRDFTYIDDIVTGIVKLIPNAPVKAEDKVAHEVYNIGNNNPEKLMVFITSLEKALSNSLGREVAFEKIYEPIKAGDVPATYASTDKLQKAVGFKPETSIQDGLQKFTDWYVSYFNKK, translated from the coding sequence GTGAAAAAAGTACTCGTAACCGGAGCTGCTGGTTTTGTTGGTTCCTATCTAAGCAAACAACTATTAAAAGAAGGTTTTTCAATTGTTGGAATCGATAATTTAAATGATTATTATGATCCAGCTTTAAAAGATGAACGACTAAAAGAATTATTGCCGCAAGAAAATTTTACTTTTATTAAAGGCGATATTTCTGATAAAGAGTTTATTATGGATCTCTTTGAAAAGGAAAAGCCAGAGATTGTCGTGAACCTTGCTGCTCAAGCAGGAGTACGCTATTCGATTAAAAATCCAGATGCCTATATTCAAAGCAACGTGATGGGCTTCTTCAATATCTTAGAAGCTTGTCGTCATAATCCAGTCGATCACTTGATTTATGCTTCTTCCAGTTCGGTATATGGTTCTAATAAAAAAGTTCCGTTTGAAGAAACGGATTTTGTCGACCATCCCGTTTCACTTTATGCTTCCACAAAAAAATCAAATGAGTTGATGGCTCATACTTATAGTCATCTATACGATATTCCGGCTACTGGATTACGTTTCTTTACTGTATATGGACCTATGGGAAGACCAGACATGGCTTATTTTGGTTTTACTGATAAATTCTTTAATAATGAGGCTATTCGTATTTTTAATAACGGTGATTTTGAAAATGATCTATACCGTGACTTTACTTATATTGATGATATCGTAACAGGAATCGTTAAATTAATTCCAAATGCTCCTGTAAAAGCAGAGGATAAGGTTGCACATGAAGTCTACAACATTGGGAATAACAATCCAGAAAAACTAATGGTCTTTATTACAAGTCTTGAAAAAGCCTTAAGCAATTCATTAGGAAGAGAAGTAGCGTTTGAAAAAATCTATGAACCGATTAAAGCAGGTGACGTACCAGCTACTTATGCTTCAACGGATAAATTACAAAAAGCAGTTGGTTTTAAACCTGAAACATCCATTCAAGACGGCTTACAGAAGTTCACAGATTGGTACGTTTCTTATTTCAATAAAAAATAG
- a CDS encoding GHMP family kinase ATP-binding protein, which produces MEELVEYFKEKYSDTDIRAVRSPLRICPLGAHSDHQGGRVTGMTLNASVDMVYSPTEDGYVRVESMDFPDKELFHINHESEYIPGFWGNYIRGAVMSLQQDYVLKKGLNAIVSGKLPIGGLSSSAAVTTAYLMALCDVNDIEVSKLDLIQYSHWVETKFIGLKNGILDQSANILSMDNQLMVMDCKTNKYDMVQKGKEMPEFEVVVVYSGISKDLISTDFNNRVDEIRVAGWLLQDLGNLDRTSLQGVQLRDIPVEVYEEYKEELPERFRKRAAHFFTEQARVQEGEKVWAEGDIETFGRLMFESGESSFYQYESGIPEMKSIYYILRECKGVYGARPSGAGYRGAVIGLIDPAYKEEIKAKIDEIYPVRHPEYKDSYAVNFCKTADGANIVKDLVVD; this is translated from the coding sequence TTGGAAGAATTAGTAGAATACTTTAAGGAAAAATATTCAGATACCGATATTCGGGCTGTTCGATCACCATTACGTATTTGTCCTTTGGGTGCTCATTCGGATCACCAAGGCGGCCGCGTCACAGGAATGACCCTGAACGCAAGTGTGGATATGGTTTATTCACCAACCGAAGATGGATATGTAAGGGTAGAGAGTATGGATTTTCCTGATAAGGAGTTATTTCATATCAATCACGAGTCCGAATATATTCCAGGCTTTTGGGGGAATTATATTCGCGGTGCAGTGATGTCGTTACAACAAGACTATGTACTGAAAAAAGGTTTGAATGCAATCGTTAGTGGAAAATTACCGATTGGGGGCTTAAGCTCATCGGCAGCTGTCACAACTGCTTATTTGATGGCGTTGTGTGATGTGAACGATATTGAAGTTTCAAAACTCGATTTAATCCAATATAGTCATTGGGTAGAAACAAAGTTCATTGGTTTAAAGAATGGTATTTTGGACCAATCCGCAAATATCTTGAGTATGGATAACCAATTAATGGTAATGGACTGTAAAACAAATAAATATGACATGGTACAAAAAGGCAAAGAAATGCCTGAATTTGAAGTAGTAGTGGTTTATTCAGGCATTTCAAAAGACTTAATCTCAACCGACTTCAATAACCGTGTTGATGAAATTCGTGTAGCTGGCTGGTTATTACAGGATTTGGGCAATTTAGACAGAACTTCCTTACAAGGTGTTCAGTTGCGAGATATTCCTGTAGAAGTTTATGAAGAATATAAGGAAGAGCTACCAGAACGCTTTAGAAAACGTGCAGCCCATTTCTTTACCGAACAAGCTCGTGTTCAAGAAGGGGAAAAAGTATGGGCAGAAGGCGACATAGAGACGTTTGGTCGCTTAATGTTTGAATCAGGCGAAAGTTCATTTTACCAATATGAATCAGGTATTCCAGAAATGAAATCAATCTATTATATTCTTCGCGAATGTAAAGGCGTGTATGGTGCTCGTCCAAGTGGGGCAGGCTACCGTGGAGCAGTGATTGGTTTGATTGATCCTGCTTATAAAGAGGAAATCAAAGCAAAAATTGATGAGATTTATCCAGTACGTCATCCAGAATACAAAGACTCCTATGCTGTAAATTTCTGTAAAACAGCAGATGGCGCAAATATAGTAAAAGATTTGGTGGTGGATTAA
- a CDS encoding nucleotidyltransferase family protein, translated as MKCIILAAGYATRLYPLTENQPKPLLEVAGKSILDYAMEKIERVAEIDEVIIVTNNKFANHFEEWKTSSFYTKDITVVNDGTLTNDTRLGAIGDIQYVIEQLNVQDDLMVIAGDNLFDFELSDFAKFFYQKETDCITTYHEEDYAQLQRAGVIEIDKESRILSFEEKPEKPRSSYCVPAFYLYKKETLPSFNEYLLEGNNPDAPGHFVPYLIQEKAVHAFQFEGKRYDIGTLESYERVQEVFNNK; from the coding sequence ATGAAATGTATTATTTTAGCAGCAGGATACGCGACACGTTTGTATCCACTAACTGAAAACCAACCAAAACCATTGTTAGAAGTAGCCGGCAAGAGCATCTTAGATTATGCAATGGAAAAAATTGAACGTGTGGCTGAAATTGACGAAGTAATTATTGTAACAAACAATAAATTTGCGAATCATTTTGAAGAGTGGAAAACAAGTTCCTTTTACACAAAAGATATTACAGTTGTCAATGATGGTACGCTTACCAATGATACTCGCCTTGGTGCAATAGGTGACATTCAATATGTCATCGAACAGCTAAATGTGCAAGATGATCTGATGGTGATTGCCGGAGATAATTTGTTTGATTTTGAGTTGAGTGATTTTGCGAAATTTTTCTATCAAAAAGAGACAGATTGCATTACTACTTACCATGAAGAAGATTATGCACAATTACAACGAGCTGGTGTAATTGAAATTGATAAAGAAAGCCGTATATTATCATTTGAGGAAAAACCTGAGAAACCTCGCTCATCTTATTGTGTACCTGCTTTTTACTTATATAAAAAAGAAACACTTCCTTCTTTCAACGAATATTTATTAGAAGGAAACAATCCAGATGCGCCAGGTCATTTTGTTCCTTATTTAATTCAAGAGAAAGCTGTTCATGCTTTCCAGTTTGAAGGGAAACGTTATGATATTGGAACACTAGAGAGTTATGAACGGGTTCAAGAAGTATTTAATAATAAATAG
- a CDS encoding IS66 family transposase, with the protein MACLAHIRRKFYDARPKNYSSKCVTHKEVTLCNVLLALDKSLKDLSVIVRYEKRLEIAKPKLEEFFEWCGSLTEHGKLGTAITYALNQKDSTMNFLSDSRLLLSNNIAEHGIKSLVVGRKNWLFFQSFDGAHAVASILGLLETAKINGLHSRKYLDYLLTHLPNRQNTPLEAYLSWSPKVQLESR; encoded by the coding sequence ATCGCTTGTCTAGCGCATATTCGACGAAAATTCTATGATGCTCGTCCAAAGAACTATTCCAGTAAGTGTGTGACCCATAAGGAAGTCACGCTGTGTAACGTGTTGCTTGCGTTGGACAAGTCGCTCAAAGACTTATCCGTTATTGTTCGTTATGAAAAACGTCTGGAAATAGCGAAGCCGAAGCTTGAGGAATTCTTTGAGTGGTGTGGGTCATTGACTGAACATGGAAAGCTTGGGACAGCAATCACTTATGCGCTGAATCAAAAAGACAGCACGATGAATTTCCTGAGTGACAGTCGTCTACTGCTTTCCAATAATATAGCTGAACATGGAATCAAGTCTCTTGTCGTGGGAAGGAAGAACTGGCTCTTCTTCCAATCGTTTGATGGTGCACATGCCGTTGCGTCTATTTTAGGCCTCCTTGAAACAGCTAAAATCAACGGATTACACTCACGAAAATATCTTGATTACCTACTAACTCATTTACCAAACCGACAAAATACACCTTTGGAGGCTTATTTATCATGGTCTCCAAAGGTTCAACTAGAAAGTCGCTAA
- the cps2T gene encoding beta 1-4 rhamnosyltransferase Cps2T, with translation MKNVFIIGSKGIPSNYGGFETFVEKLTEYNSIEETQIKYHISCLSDNKEEFEHNSARCFNVNVPNLGPAKAVYYDIAALKKVIAYIKTNEIKDATVYILACRIGPFMGHYKKQLKKYGAELFINPDGHEWKRAKWNWLIRKYWKISEQLMVKHADLLVCDSLNIEKYIREDYKQYQPQTTYIAYGADNSNSSLLDNNQTLADWLNKHQVKFNDYYLIVGRFVPENNYEAMIKEFMKSDTKKDLVIITNVEKNKFYQDLLVETNFLDDKRIKFVGTVYDQELLKKIREEAYGYLHGHEVGGTNPSLLEALAFTKLNLLLDVGFNSEVGQTAALYWKKDDLHELINQAEILTGDEIQMFDKESTEIIRTSYSWTKISNEYTSLFKQ, from the coding sequence ATGAAGAATGTATTTATTATAGGGTCAAAGGGAATCCCTTCAAATTATGGCGGGTTTGAAACATTTGTAGAGAAATTAACAGAGTATAATAGTATAGAGGAAACACAAATTAAGTATCATATATCCTGTTTATCGGATAACAAAGAAGAATTTGAGCATAATAGTGCTCGCTGCTTCAATGTAAATGTACCAAATCTTGGACCTGCAAAAGCTGTATATTATGATATTGCCGCGTTAAAAAAAGTAATAGCGTATATAAAAACAAACGAGATTAAAGATGCGACTGTTTATATCTTGGCCTGTCGCATTGGGCCTTTTATGGGACACTATAAAAAACAGTTGAAAAAGTATGGTGCAGAGCTCTTCATAAATCCTGACGGACACGAGTGGAAGCGAGCAAAGTGGAACTGGCTTATTCGTAAATACTGGAAAATATCGGAGCAATTGATGGTAAAACATGCTGATTTATTGGTATGTGATTCTTTAAATATTGAGAAGTATATTAGAGAAGACTATAAGCAGTATCAGCCACAAACAACTTATATTGCCTATGGTGCCGATAATAGCAACTCAAGCTTATTAGATAACAATCAAACATTGGCCGATTGGCTAAATAAGCATCAAGTAAAATTTAATGATTACTATTTAATCGTGGGTCGATTTGTTCCAGAGAATAACTATGAAGCTATGATTAAAGAATTTATGAAATCTGATACAAAAAAAGATCTTGTTATTATTACAAATGTTGAAAAAAATAAATTCTACCAAGATTTATTAGTAGAAACAAACTTTTTGGATGACAAACGGATTAAATTTGTAGGAACTGTTTATGACCAAGAGCTGTTGAAAAAAATTAGAGAAGAGGCCTATGGTTACCTGCACGGTCATGAAGTGGGGGGAACTAACCCTTCTTTATTAGAAGCTTTAGCTTTTACAAAATTAAACTTGTTATTAGATGTTGGATTCAATTCAGAAGTTGGTCAAACTGCCGCATTGTATTGGAAAAAAGATGATTTGCATGAGCTGATCAACCAAGCTGAAATATTGACCGGAGATGAAATTCAGATGTTTGACAAAGAATCAACTGAAATCATTCGAACAAGCTATTCTTGGACTAAAATCTCAAATGAATATACAAGCTTGTTTAAGCAGTAA
- a CDS encoding glycosyltransferase family 2 protein, translating to MVNNRMVVNVVTPFYDGNKYLDDYAHSMSKAIENATQMNKNISFIITIVNDSPHIEIDQTALQGLEKNTCQLSIITNEKNSGIHQSRVNGIQSCESDYTVMLDQDDLIGERFFTNITKMKDTSDVLLMNGFYETAIAKEPIYNNDLTMKLSSTETILLYTRNLIVSPGQTIIRTKVIPSKWFKHICTINGADDYMLWLLLFSNGSRFQYLNDMQYTHRYTSMNLSINEEKMNESSDEIVELLQASGYPISKINLINKRRQWKRGFKQANPFSKMAKVLAHPKIFLYNFIYMIFWKGYKFKENDFN from the coding sequence ATGGTTAATAATAGAATGGTAGTTAATGTTGTGACTCCTTTTTATGACGGGAATAAATATTTAGATGATTACGCTCATTCTATGTCTAAAGCAATTGAAAATGCAACTCAAATGAATAAAAATATTAGCTTCATCATTACAATTGTAAATGATTCTCCTCATATTGAGATTGATCAGACTGCGCTACAAGGATTAGAAAAAAATACTTGTCAGTTATCAATCATTACAAATGAAAAAAATAGTGGCATTCACCAATCGCGCGTAAATGGGATTCAATCGTGTGAGTCAGACTACACTGTCATGTTGGATCAAGATGACTTAATTGGCGAACGGTTCTTTACTAATATTACAAAAATGAAAGATACATCAGATGTGTTGTTAATGAATGGATTCTATGAGACAGCGATTGCAAAAGAACCTATCTATAATAATGACCTAACAATGAAATTATCTTCAACTGAAACGATTCTATTATACACTCGTAATTTGATTGTCTCGCCTGGTCAAACAATTATTAGAACGAAGGTAATCCCTTCGAAATGGTTTAAACATATTTGTACAATCAATGGTGCAGATGATTACATGCTGTGGTTGTTACTTTTTAGCAACGGTTCAAGGTTCCAGTATCTGAACGATATGCAATATACCCATCGCTATACATCAATGAATCTAAGTATTAATGAAGAGAAAATGAATGAATCATCTGATGAAATAGTAGAATTATTACAAGCTTCAGGTTATCCAATCTCTAAAATCAACCTTATTAACAAAAGAAGACAGTGGAAGAGAGGATTTAAACAGGCGAATCCCTTTTCTAAAATGGCTAAGGTCTTGGCACATCCTAAAATCTTCCTATACAACTTCATTTACATGATATTTTGGAAAGGCTACAAGTTTAAAGAAAATGATTTTAATTAG
- a CDS encoding Stealth CR1 domain-containing protein produces MSQPIDFVIMWVDGSDSEWRKKKNKYSGVVDTNIDDSDERYRDWNNLELWFQTVEVFAPWVNQVYLLTDNQVLDFVSKYPQVKVVDHTEFIPVEYLPTFNSHAIELNAHRIEGLSEQFVLFNDDMFIIKPVQPTDFFVDGKPKDSYAANIINGVGKQNLINYILLNNMTVINEHFDKKTQLKKYFKKWFNLQNGPFLLKTLLLTPWPHFTGFVEPHIANSYLKSTFREVWEKEFDMLDSSCRNKFRHQNDVNQWVMRNWQLAAGTPVNRKHNFGHLFMVDENNLDECVDWIKNQKTSMVCVNDESSIKDFTAVTKRVNDALASTITNNKK; encoded by the coding sequence ATGAGCCAACCAATTGACTTTGTAATTATGTGGGTCGACGGTTCTGATTCAGAATGGCGAAAGAAAAAGAATAAGTATAGTGGTGTCGTTGATACGAATATTGATGATTCAGATGAGAGATACCGTGATTGGAATAACTTAGAATTATGGTTTCAAACGGTAGAAGTCTTTGCACCATGGGTGAATCAAGTATATTTATTGACAGATAATCAAGTTCTAGATTTTGTTTCGAAATATCCGCAAGTTAAGGTTGTCGACCATACTGAATTTATACCAGTTGAATATTTGCCAACGTTTAATTCACATGCTATAGAGTTAAATGCTCATCGCATTGAGGGGCTATCAGAACAGTTTGTTCTTTTTAATGATGATATGTTTATTATTAAGCCAGTCCAGCCAACTGACTTTTTCGTTGATGGAAAACCAAAAGATAGTTATGCAGCCAATATTATTAATGGTGTTGGTAAACAGAATTTAATTAATTATATTTTACTGAATAATATGACTGTCATTAACGAACATTTCGACAAGAAAACCCAATTGAAGAAATATTTCAAAAAATGGTTCAATCTACAAAATGGACCATTTTTACTAAAAACGCTTCTCCTGACACCGTGGCCACACTTTACAGGCTTTGTAGAACCACATATCGCCAACAGTTACTTAAAATCAACATTCAGAGAAGTTTGGGAGAAAGAATTCGATATGCTTGATAGTAGCTGTCGAAATAAGTTCAGACATCAAAACGATGTTAATCAATGGGTTATGAGGAATTGGCAGCTTGCTGCAGGAACGCCTGTCAACCGTAAACACAATTTTGGTCATTTGTTTATGGTAGATGAGAATAATCTAGATGAATGTGTAGATTGGATAAAAAATCAAAAGACATCTATGGTATGTGTCAATGACGAGAGTAGTATTAAAGACTTCACAGCTGTAACCAAAAGAGTAAATGATGCACTCGCTTCAACAATAACAAACAATAAAAAATAA